The Klebsiella africana sequence CGCCGAGGCGACCGGCCAGTCGCGGTTGTTAAAGAACTCCTGCCATAACACGCGGCCAATCATGATGCTGTCCGGCCCGCCCAGCAGTTCCGGGATCACGAACTCCCCTACGGCCGGGATAAACACCAGCATGGAGCCGGCGATAATCCCCCCTTTGGTGAGCGGAACGATCACCTGAAAGAAGGTCTTCAGCGGCCGGGCGCCGAGGTCCAGCGAGGCCTCCACCAGCGAATAGTCGATGCGGGTCAACGCAGTGTAGATCGGCAGCACCATAAACGGCAGATAGGCATATACAATACCGATATACACCGCGAGGTTGGTGTGCAGGATCTCCAGCGGCTGATCGATAACCCCTAGCCACAGCAGAAAGTTATTCAGCACCCCGTTGCTTTTCAGCAGCCCCATCCAGGCATAGACACGGATTAAGAATGACGTCCACGACGGCAGGATCACCAGCAGCAGCAGAATATTGCGCGTCGACGGCTTGCTGTGCGCCACCGCCCAGGCCAGTGGATAGCCCAGCAGCAGGCAGCAGATCGTCGAGATGCCCGCCACCTGCAGCGACTGCAGATAAGCCTCAAAATAGAGCGGATCGTCGGTCAGTTGCAGGAAATTGGCAAAGTTGAGAGTCAGCGTCAGCTGGCCGTCCGCCCACTCCATCAGATCGGTGTAGGGAGGGATCGCCCGCGCCAT is a genomic window containing:
- the potH gene encoding putrescine ABC transporter permease PotH gives rise to the protein MSTVESPSGAKKPGGFALWVARLQMAHGRKLVIALPYLWLILLFMLPFLIVFKISLAEMARAIPPYTDLMEWADGQLTLTLNFANFLQLTDDPLYFEAYLQSLQVAGISTICCLLLGYPLAWAVAHSKPSTRNILLLLVILPSWTSFLIRVYAWMGLLKSNGVLNNFLLWLGVIDQPLEILHTNLAVYIGIVYAYLPFMVLPIYTALTRIDYSLVEASLDLGARPLKTFFQVIVPLTKGGIIAGSMLVFIPAVGEFVIPELLGGPDSIMIGRVLWQEFFNNRDWPVASAVAIVMLLLLIVPIMWFHKHQQKQMGEQG